A window from Peromyscus leucopus breed LL Stock chromosome 8a, UCI_PerLeu_2.1, whole genome shotgun sequence encodes these proteins:
- the LOC114686110 gene encoding zinc finger protein 652-like produces the protein MSYTASPCEELVENRAAHAAGMAQEESRRSQAPPTFYHGASQELDLSTKVYKRESGSPYSVLVDTKMSKPHLHETEEQPFFRETRAVSEVHTVKEDRENSDDTEEEEEEEEVSYKREQIIVECVSCNKSFKKLWSLHEHIKIVHGYAEKKFACEICEKKFYTMAHVRKHMVAHTKDMPFTCETCGKSFKRSMSLKVHSLQHSGEKPFRCENCDERFQYKYQLRSHMSIHIGHKQFMCQWCGKDFNMKQYFDEHMKTHTGEKPFICEICGKNFTSRPNMKRHRRTHTGEKPYPCDVCGQRFRFSNMLKAHKEKCFRVTSPVNVPPAVQIPLTSAPAAPAPAVPNTPTSPAPAVSMNPVGGGGTLPSRPVPHPFSHLHIHTHPHHAHHLPIPPVPHLPPPPALFKSEPLNHRGQSEDTFLRHLAEKNSAAQAQHH, from the coding sequence ATGAGCTACACAGCCAGTCCTTGTGAGGAGCTGGTTGAGAACCGTGCAGCACATGCCGCAGGGATGGCACAGGAAGAGAGCCGTCGGAGTCAGGCGCCACCCACCTTCTACCACGGTGCCAGCCAGGAGCTCGACCTGTCCACCAAAGTGTACAAACGAGAGTCTGGAAGCCCTTACTCTGTGCTAGTAGACACCAAGATGAGCAAACCGCATCTCCACGAGACGGAGGAACAGCCATTTTTCAGGGAGACCAGGGCAGTGTCTGAGGTGCACACTGTCAAGGAAGACCGGGAGAATTCTGACGacacggaggaggaggaggaggaggaggaagtctcTTACAAAAGGGAGCAGATCATAGTGGAGTGTGTTTCCTGTAACAAATCCTTCAAGAAACTCTGGTCCCTTCATGAACATATCAAGATTGTCCATGgatatgcagaaaaaaaatttgCCTGTGAGATTTGTGAAAAGAAGTTCTATACCATGGCTCACGTGCGGAAACACATGGTCGCACACACAAAAGACATGCCATTTACATGTGAAACCTGTGGAAAATCTTTCAAGCGCAGTATGTCACTCAAGGTGCACTCCTTGCagcattctggagagaaacccttcaGATGTGAGAACTGTGATGAGAGGTTCCAGTACAAGTACCAGCTGCGCTCCCACATGAGCATCCACATTGGGCACAAGCAGTTCATGTGCCAGTGGTGTGGCAAGGACTTCAACATGAAGCAGTACTTCGATGAGCACATGAAGAcgcacactggagagaaaccttttATCTGTGAAATCTGCGGCAAAAACTTCACCAGCCGGCCCAACATGAAGAGGCATCGCAGAACTCACACAGGCGAGAAGCCTTACCCCTGTGACGTGTGTGGCCAGCGGTTCCGCTTCTCTAACATGCTGAAGGCCCACAAGGAGAAGTGCTTCCGAGTGACCAGTCCAGTGAACGTACCGCCAGCTGTCCAGATCCCTCTGACCTCGGCGCCGGCTGCTCCCGCTCCAGCTGTGCCCAACACTCCCACCAGCCCAGCCCCCGCAGTCAGTATGAACCCCGTGGGCGGTGGCGGCACGCTTCCCTCAAGGCCCGTCCCGCACCCTTTCTCACACCTGCACATCCACACGCATCCGCATCATGCCCACCACCTCCCCATTCCACCTGTGCctcacctgcccccacccccggccctCTTCAAGAGTGAGCCCCtaaaccacagaggccagagcgAGGACACCTTCCTGAGGCACCTGGCAGAGAAGAACAGCGCGGCCCAGGCCCAGCATCATTAG
- the LOC114686101 gene encoding p53 apoptosis effector related to PMP-22, with amino-acid sequence MLRCGLACERCRWILPLLLLSAIAFDIIALAGRGWLQSSTHIQTSSLWWRCFEEGGGSGSYDQGCQSLMEFAWGRAAAATLFCGFIILVICFILSFFALCGPQMLVFLRVIGGLLALAAIFQIISLVIYPVKYTQTFDLHSNPAVNYIYNWAYGFGWAATIILIGCSFFFCCLPNYEDDLLGNAKPRYFYTSA; translated from the exons ATGCTGCGCTGCGGCCTGGCCTGCGAGCGCTGCAGGTGGATCCTgcccctgctgctgctcagcGCCATCGCCTTCGACATCATCGCGCTGGCCGGCCGCGGCTGGCTGCAGTCGAGCACCCACATCCAGACCTCCTCGCTCTGGTGGAGATGCTTCGAAGAGGGCGGCGGCAGCGGCTCCTACGACCAAGGCTGCCAGAGCCTCATGGAATTCG CGTGGGGACGAGCGGCTGCCGCCACGCTCTTCTGCGGCTTCATCATCCTGGTCATCTGCTTCATCCTCTCCTTCTTCGCCCTGTGTGGACCCCAGATGCTCGTTTTCCTGAGAGTTATCGGAGGCCTCCTCGCCCTGGCTG ctATTTTCCAGATCATCTCCCTGGTCATCTATCCAGTGAAGTACACACAAACCTTTGACCTTCACAGTAATCCCGCTGTCAATTACATCTATAACTGGGCCTATGGCTTCGGGTGGGCGGCCACCATCATCTTGATCGgctgttccttcttcttctgctgCCTCCCCAACTACGAGGATGACCTGCTGGGCAATGCCAAGCCCAGGTACTTCTACACATCTGCCTAA
- the LOC114687111 gene encoding sperm motility kinase Z-like yields the protein MSSDTEEESSEPSTMPSIFGEEVFTRQYTILKALGQGGSAKVMLALHRLTGATVAVKALMKQEKRSEPPASEVDIMRMLRHPNIVSLLQVIETEWNIYLIMEVAEGEQLFNRIQKSGCLKEDEARSILVQLFSAIGYCHDKGVAHRDLKPDNVIVDEHGKVKIIDFGLGVRFRPGQKLEKPCGTFEFIPPEVFLGFPYDGPKVDVWTLGVLLYYMVTGIVPFAGATLSELREQVLYGRYDIPYQLSKDLRSMISLLLTVNSRQRPTVRDLMGHPWLQKGEKTFTIHCNGDTSCPDLEIMAAMQNIGFDTQDIRQSLKHRKFNETMAVYHLLRCQACQDCDSNVHTKVMNPGVTPFPSVEDPDMFSLPLRRRASEPSLRILVSPTENPDQSQRKEMDDPDLPEKTPNLGRGHKRSMTAPCIYLPRDNVIDVEDTSFSSSSRSGKASSGLEQSRTSISSSLQLRGWAGWKKRILACILRLCCCMSSHKRCPRKVYPPK from the coding sequence ATGTCCAGTGATACAGAGGAGGAGTCCTCAGAGCccagcaccatgcccagcatctTTGGGGAAGAGGTGTTCACCAGGCAGTACACCATCCTGAAGGCCTTAGGCCAGGGTGGCAGTGCGAAGGTCATGCTGGCCCTGCACCGTCTCACGGGCGCCACAGTCGCGGTGAAGGCTCTGATGAAGCAGGAGAAGCGGAGTGAGCCGCCAGCGTCTGAGGTCGACATCATGAGGATGCTCAGACATCCTAACATTGTTTCCCTCCTGCAGGTGATAGAAACAGAGTGGAACATTTACTTAATTATGGAAGTGGCTGAGGGTGAACAGCTATTCAATCGCATCCAGAAGTCTGGATGCCTGAAGGAAGATGAGGCGAGAAGCATATTAGTTCAGCTGTTTAGTGCCATAGGCTACTGCCATGACAAAGGTGTTGCTCATAGAGACCTAAAGCCTGACAATGTCATAGTGGATGAGCACGGGAAGGTGAAAATTATTGACTTTGGCCTAGGTGTCAGATTCAGGCCTGGGCAAAAGCTGGAAAAGCCATGTGGCACCTTCGAGTTCATTCCTCCCGAAGTCTTCCTGGGCTTCCCTTATGATGGCCCCAAAGTAGATGTCTGGACCTTGGGGGTCCTCTTATATTATATGGTGACAGGGATTGTCCCATTTGCAGGGGCCACCTTGTCAGAACTCAGGGAACAAGTTCTGTACGGGAGGTATGACATCCCCTATCAGCTTTCCAAAGACTTAAGGAGCATGATCAGCCTATTACTAACTGTGAATTCGAGGCAGAGGCCAACTGTGCGGGACCTCATGGGCCACCCATGGCTTCAGAAAGGGGAAAAGACATTTACAATTCATTGCAATggagacaccagctgcccagACCTTGAGATTATGGCAGCCATGCAAAACATTGGGTTTGACACCCAGGATATAAGACAATCTTTAAAACACAGGAAGTTCAATGAAACCATGGCTGTATACCACTTACTGAGATGTCAGGCATGCCAGGACTGTGACAGTAATGTCCACACAAAGGTAATGAACCCAGGAGTAacaccttttccttctgttgaagACCCTGACATGTTTTCCCTGCCCCTCAGGAGAAGGGCCAGTGAACCTTCTCTTCGGATATTAGTCTCACCCACAGAAAACCCTGATCAGAGTCAAAGGAAGGAGATGGATGACCCTGACCTGCCCGAGAAGACACCCAATCTGGGCAGAGGTCACAAGCGCTCTATGACTGCGCCGTGTATTTACTTACCAAGAGACAatgtgattgatgtggaagacaCCAGCTTCTCCAGTAGCTCCCGGTCAGGAAAGGCCTCAAGTGGCCTGGAACAGAGCAGAACTTCAATCTCAAGCTCCCTGCAGCTCAGAGGCTGGGCAGGATGGAAGAAGAGGATTCTGGCATGCATCCTCAGACTATGCTGCTGTATGTCATCCCACAAAAGGTGTCCAAGGAAAGTGTACCCCCCAAAGTGA